In one Streptomyces sp. NBC_01304 genomic region, the following are encoded:
- a CDS encoding DUF6233 domain-containing protein: MTQVPDDAYTPLPVRVVMPHGEELRGRLHERQQMPDGSWQYRTGVDVWNNDDAGRLEVREYMMWLVPGLQVLPVEGIEYDSAVVPTTRLPPPSAVEEILGERRPSGWVLQRLVGSGPDRAVLHAPDCDEAPSGAPALSVDQALSAAEDPRTRLCALCGAGAELDPLIKGFAHGFDVDE; the protein is encoded by the coding sequence ATGACGCAAGTCCCCGATGACGCGTACACGCCGCTGCCCGTACGCGTGGTCATGCCCCATGGCGAGGAGCTGCGCGGGCGGCTCCATGAGCGCCAGCAGATGCCGGACGGTTCGTGGCAGTACCGTACGGGCGTTGATGTCTGGAACAACGATGATGCGGGTCGGCTCGAGGTCCGCGAGTACATGATGTGGCTGGTTCCTGGGCTGCAGGTCCTGCCAGTCGAGGGGATCGAGTACGACTCCGCGGTGGTGCCGACGACTCGGCTACCGCCGCCCTCGGCCGTCGAGGAGATCCTCGGAGAGCGTCGGCCGTCCGGCTGGGTGCTGCAGCGGCTGGTCGGCAGCGGTCCTGATCGTGCTGTCCTGCACGCCCCGGACTGCGATGAGGCGCCCTCGGGCGCCCCCGCGTTGAGTGTCGACCAGGCCCTGAGCGCGGCGGAGGATCCGCGTACTCGGCTGTGTGCGCTTTGCGGTGCTGGGGCCGAACTCGACCCGTTGATCAAGGGCTTTGCGCACGGCTTCGACGTGGATGAGTGA